Proteins from one Defluviitalea raffinosedens genomic window:
- a CDS encoding glutaredoxin family protein — protein MKNITVYSTPTCPYCHMVKDYLKKNDFQYKDINVAVDQRAAAEMIKKSGQMGVPVIDIDGNIVVGFDREKINSLLGL, from the coding sequence ATGAAAAATATTACGGTATACTCTACGCCAACCTGTCCCTATTGCCATATGGTAAAAGATTATCTAAAGAAAAATGATTTTCAGTATAAAGACATCAATGTAGCTGTTGATCAGCGAGCAGCTGCTGAAATGATTAAAAAGTCTGGCCAGATGGGAGTACCTGTTATTGATATTGATGGAAATATTGTTGTGGGTTTTGACAGAGAAAAAATCAACAGTCTGTTGGGCTTATAA
- a CDS encoding DEAD/DEAH box helicase, translating to METVRFEELNISEELNRAIRDMGFEETTPIQAQAIPHILEGKDVIGQAQTGTGKTASFGIPILEMVDPQDQNLQALVLCPTRELAIQVAEEIRKLGKYLQGIKLLPIYGGQPIERQIRSLKKGVQIIIGTPGRVMDHMRRKTLKLDKVKMVVLDEADEMLNMGFREDIETILKDMPKTRQTVLFSATMPKEILEIAKAHQNNPEIVKVVHKELTVPSIEQYYFEVKEKNKFEILTRLIDMYNPKLALIFCNTKKKVDELVSDLQGRGYFADGLHGDMKQSLRDRVMNSFRNGNIEILIATDVAARGIDVDDVEIVINYDVPQDEEYYVHRIGRTGRAGRSGKAFTFVVGKEIYKLKDIQRYTKTKILHQQVPSLNDVEEAKMEILIENIKNIIENEDLSKQIKIAERLLEEDYTAIDLAAALLKMTMRKETEEEIDFDFEDTGSEPGMVRLFMNIGRKQNVRARDIVGAIAGETGLSGKLIGTIDVYDKYTFVEVPKEYAKDVLKIMNNAQIKGKPINVEPANKKR from the coding sequence ATGGAAACTGTAAGATTTGAAGAATTAAACATATCGGAGGAATTAAACAGAGCGATTCGGGATATGGGGTTTGAAGAAACCACACCCATTCAGGCTCAGGCAATTCCACATATTTTAGAAGGAAAAGATGTGATCGGTCAAGCCCAGACAGGTACTGGGAAAACCGCATCTTTTGGTATACCAATTCTAGAAATGGTTGATCCCCAGGATCAGAATTTACAAGCCTTGGTTTTATGTCCAACCAGGGAACTGGCTATTCAGGTAGCAGAAGAAATAAGAAAGTTAGGAAAATACCTTCAAGGGATAAAATTGCTTCCGATTTATGGAGGACAGCCTATTGAAAGACAAATCCGTTCGTTAAAGAAAGGTGTGCAAATTATTATCGGTACACCGGGCCGAGTAATGGATCATATGCGCCGTAAAACTCTAAAACTGGACAAGGTGAAAATGGTGGTTTTGGATGAAGCAGATGAAATGCTGAATATGGGTTTTAGAGAAGATATCGAGACCATTTTAAAAGATATGCCTAAGACCCGTCAGACGGTCTTATTCTCAGCAACTATGCCTAAAGAGATTTTAGAAATTGCAAAGGCTCATCAGAATAATCCGGAAATAGTAAAAGTGGTGCATAAAGAGTTAACGGTGCCAAGCATTGAACAGTATTATTTTGAAGTAAAGGAAAAAAATAAGTTCGAAATTCTTACAAGATTAATCGATATGTATAATCCTAAGCTGGCACTGATTTTTTGTAATACCAAAAAGAAAGTTGATGAACTGGTAAGCGATCTTCAGGGCAGAGGATATTTTGCAGATGGTCTTCACGGAGATATGAAGCAGTCCTTAAGAGATCGGGTAATGAACAGCTTCAGAAATGGTAATATTGAAATACTTATAGCAACGGATGTAGCAGCAAGAGGTATTGATGTAGATGATGTAGAGATTGTTATTAACTATGATGTGCCCCAGGATGAAGAATATTATGTACATCGTATTGGTCGAACAGGAAGAGCCGGACGCTCAGGAAAAGCGTTTACTTTTGTGGTAGGAAAAGAAATCTATAAATTAAAAGATATCCAAAGGTATACCAAGACGAAAATCTTACATCAGCAAGTGCCTAGTCTAAATGATGTGGAAGAAGCGAAGATGGAAATTCTTATAGAAAATATCAAGAACATTATTGAAAATGAGGATTTAAGCAAACAGATTAAGATTGCAGAACGCCTTTTGGAAGAAGATTATACGGCGATTGATTTAGCTGCTGCCCTTCTTAAAATGACAATGAGAAAGGAAACAGAAGAAGAGATAGATTTTGATTTTGAAGATACTGGCTCTGAACCAGGTATGGTACGTTTGTTTATGAATATTGGAAGAAAGCAAAATGTAAGAGCGAGAGATATTGTAGGGGCAATTGCAGGTGAAACAGGATTATCAGGAAAACTGATAGGAACCATAGATGTCTATGATAAATATACCTTTGTTGAAGTTCCAAAGGAATACGCAAAAGATGTCTTAAAGATTATGAACAATGCTCAAATTAAAGGTAAACCCATTAATGTGGAACCAGCCAACAAGAAAAGATAA
- a CDS encoding S1 RNA-binding domain-containing protein, whose translation MIELGKIQKLTIKRMTSVGAYLNEKDGKSDDDVLLPKKQIPEDKNIGDEIDVFIYRDSKDRIVATTRTPRLTLGELAFLQVVEVSKIGAFLDWGLEKDLFLPFKEQTSPVRKGKKYLVGLYVDKSNRLCATMDISKLLNSNSPYQVNDKIQGTIYKIVEDLGALVAVDNKYHGLIPQNELYGSYKKGDKIEGRVVKVREDGKLDISIREKSYIQMDEDAKLILGKLLLKGGKLPFNDDSDPDLIKKEFNMSKRAFKRAIGKLFKEGKIKITDEGIEEIRIHE comes from the coding sequence ATGATTGAATTAGGAAAGATTCAAAAGTTAACCATTAAGCGAATGACTTCTGTCGGTGCTTATTTAAATGAGAAAGACGGCAAAAGTGATGATGATGTTTTACTACCTAAAAAGCAGATACCTGAAGATAAAAATATTGGAGACGAGATAGATGTCTTTATATATAGAGATTCAAAAGATCGTATCGTTGCTACTACCAGGACTCCCAGATTGACCCTTGGAGAACTGGCATTTTTACAAGTGGTTGAAGTCAGTAAAATAGGAGCTTTTTTAGACTGGGGATTGGAGAAGGACTTGTTTCTTCCTTTTAAAGAGCAGACTTCTCCGGTGCGTAAAGGGAAAAAATATTTAGTTGGTTTATATGTTGATAAAAGCAACCGCTTGTGCGCAACTATGGATATTTCTAAACTTTTGAACAGTAATTCTCCATATCAGGTTAATGATAAGATTCAGGGGACAATCTATAAAATAGTAGAAGATCTTGGCGCCCTGGTAGCTGTGGACAATAAGTACCATGGATTGATCCCGCAAAATGAATTGTATGGTTCCTATAAAAAGGGAGACAAAATAGAAGGAAGAGTTGTAAAGGTAAGAGAAGATGGAAAATTGGATATCAGCATAAGAGAAAAATCTTATATCCAAATGGATGAAGATGCTAAGCTGATCTTGGGAAAACTACTGCTTAAAGGAGGCAAACTTCCTTTTAATGACGATAGTGACCCAGATCTTATCAAAAAGGAATTTAATATGAGCAAACGAGCCTTTAAAAGAGCTATTGGGAAATTATTTAAAGAAGGAAAAATCAAAATAACTGATGAAGGCATAGAGGAAATACGTATACACGAGTGA
- the menA gene encoding 1,4-dihydroxy-2-naphthoate polyprenyltransferase produces MKVGSFLKLVEIQTKVASVIPFLIGSTYAVYHFNGFNVKNFFLMFFSLIAFDMATTAINNYLDYKKANKTYGYGYESHNAIVRDKLKESDVLITIFGLLLIASLSGIVLFLNTSIIVLLLGMVSFLVGILYTFGPVPISRMPLGEIFSGFFMGFVIIFLSIYIHVYNSDLAGILLEQSSLLININIKELILIFLVALPAVVGIANIMLANNICDIEDDIENKRYTLPIYIGKDKALKLFRALYYIAYVDIAILALLKITPVFALLILLTLIPVNKNIKAFMSKQTKKDTFVTAVQNFVFMNIPMALFLGIGILIR; encoded by the coding sequence ATGAAAGTGGGCAGTTTTCTGAAATTAGTAGAAATCCAAACGAAAGTTGCAAGTGTTATTCCGTTTTTGATTGGGAGCACATATGCAGTTTATCATTTTAACGGTTTTAATGTAAAAAACTTTTTTTTGATGTTTTTTTCTCTTATAGCGTTTGATATGGCTACAACGGCAATCAATAATTATTTGGATTATAAAAAGGCCAATAAAACCTATGGATATGGATATGAGTCTCACAATGCCATAGTCAGGGATAAATTAAAAGAATCGGATGTACTCATTACAATATTTGGTCTTTTGCTTATAGCATCTTTGTCGGGGATTGTGCTGTTCTTAAATACAAGTATTATTGTGCTCTTACTTGGAATGGTTTCATTTCTTGTTGGCATACTATATACTTTCGGACCTGTTCCGATCTCAAGAATGCCTTTGGGAGAGATTTTTTCAGGCTTTTTCATGGGATTTGTCATTATATTTCTTTCGATTTATATTCACGTATATAATTCAGACTTAGCAGGGATTTTACTTGAACAGTCTTCATTATTAATAAATATCAATATCAAAGAATTAATCCTTATTTTTCTTGTTGCCCTGCCTGCAGTTGTAGGAATTGCAAACATTATGTTGGCAAATAATATATGTGATATTGAAGATGATATTGAAAACAAAAGATATACGCTTCCTATTTATATAGGAAAAGATAAGGCTTTAAAGCTTTTCAGAGCATTATATTATATTGCTTATGTTGATATTGCCATTTTAGCCTTATTAAAAATTACTCCTGTATTTGCTTTATTGATCTTATTAACACTTATTCCTGTGAATAAGAATATTAAGGCATTTATGAGCAAACAGACAAAGAAAGATACCTTTGTTACTGCAGTACAGAATTTTGTGTTCATGAATATTCCAATGGCTTTGTTTTTGGGTATTGGTATTTTGATAAGATAA
- a CDS encoding cation diffusion facilitator family transporter translates to MSESKKVKMVLWTVLFANITVALIKITVGQIIKSTSMTADGFHSFTDGTSNIVGLIGIHLAAKPKDKEHPYGHKKFENLAGLFISGMLGIISIKIITEAFSKFKSTVPPAVSSESLVMLILTLMINIFIAVYEYKQGKSLKSTILISDSMHTRSDIFISIGVLITLICVRMGIPAIIDPVVSIIVSGFIMHAAYEIFQTTCGPLLDQAVVDAEEIKNIVLSFDEVKDVHEIRSRGRTDEMYIDLHICIDPNTSFLKSHELTDAIEKKLRDKINGNMEVNIRTEPFNHLL, encoded by the coding sequence ATGAGTGAGTCAAAAAAAGTTAAGATGGTACTTTGGACAGTCTTATTTGCCAATATAACTGTAGCACTCATTAAAATCACCGTGGGGCAAATCATTAAAAGTACCAGTATGACTGCTGATGGCTTTCATTCTTTTACTGACGGAACTTCTAACATTGTAGGCTTAATCGGTATTCATCTGGCCGCTAAACCAAAAGACAAAGAGCATCCTTATGGCCATAAAAAATTTGAAAACCTGGCTGGTCTTTTTATTTCCGGAATGCTCGGGATTATAAGCATTAAAATCATTACGGAAGCTTTCTCGAAATTTAAAAGCACCGTCCCTCCTGCTGTTTCTTCTGAAAGTTTGGTGATGCTCATTCTTACATTAATGATTAACATTTTTATAGCTGTATATGAATATAAGCAAGGTAAAAGTCTAAAAAGTACTATTTTGATTTCTGACTCCATGCATACTCGAAGCGATATTTTTATTTCCATAGGTGTATTGATTACTCTGATCTGTGTTCGTATGGGCATTCCAGCAATCATCGATCCTGTTGTATCCATCATTGTCTCAGGGTTTATTATGCATGCAGCATATGAAATATTCCAGACAACCTGTGGTCCTCTGCTGGATCAGGCAGTTGTTGATGCTGAGGAAATAAAGAATATCGTTTTAAGTTTCGATGAAGTGAAAGATGTTCATGAAATCAGAAGTCGGGGCAGAACAGATGAAATGTATATAGATCTTCATATATGCATAGATCCTAATACAAGTTTTTTAAAATCCCATGAGCTGACAGATGCCATCGAAAAGAAACTGAGGGATAAAATCAATGGAAATATGGAAGTGAATATTCGAACCGAACCTTTTAACCATCTTCTTTAA
- a CDS encoding acyl-CoA thioesterase, with protein MEGKTPSESMVEMTELVLPNDANALGNLLGGRMMHWIDIAGAMAAMRHSHKAVVTACVDSLDFRHPIRVGELIMLKAKLTWVGKTSMEVKVKVFVENIETGELTLTNKAYLTFVALDEEGKPTPIPPLYPETDEEKRDYEEGEERRNARLNKKRARL; from the coding sequence ATGGAGGGAAAAACCCCCAGTGAATCCATGGTTGAAATGACTGAACTGGTACTTCCTAATGATGCCAATGCTCTCGGCAATTTGCTCGGAGGCAGAATGATGCACTGGATTGATATTGCCGGTGCTATGGCTGCTATGAGGCATTCCCACAAAGCAGTTGTTACTGCCTGTGTGGACAGTTTGGATTTCAGACACCCTATTCGAGTGGGTGAATTGATTATGCTTAAGGCAAAATTAACCTGGGTGGGAAAAACTTCTATGGAAGTCAAAGTGAAGGTTTTTGTAGAAAATATAGAAACTGGTGAATTAACTTTAACCAATAAAGCATACTTGACTTTCGTGGCCTTAGATGAAGAAGGAAAACCCACACCTATTCCGCCTCTCTATCCTGAAACTGATGAGGAAAAAAGGGATTATGAAGAAGGAGAAGAAAGAAGAAATGCAAGATTAAATAAAAAAAGGGCGAGATTATAA
- a CDS encoding HAD family hydrolase, with amino-acid sequence MRNKLIIFDLDGTLVDTIEGIGFSMNKVLQNHGFPVHTIEAYRRFVGNGLRSLAKTVLPQNHRDDETIDLCYKEMLEVYSQFYSRGISLYPGIEDMLDRLTGEGYAIGINTNKDQRITEYIVKEFLGKWKFVKVIGDEGGYPKKPNPEAALAIAAEGGFKPYESVYVGDSEVDYKTAQAAGMKPVSVLWGFRSREELIKLNPKGVIETPDEIFNKINP; translated from the coding sequence ATGAGAAATAAACTGATTATTTTTGATTTGGATGGAACGCTGGTAGATACAATAGAAGGCATTGGTTTTTCAATGAATAAAGTATTGCAAAATCATGGCTTCCCTGTCCATACGATAGAAGCTTACAGGAGATTTGTGGGTAATGGCTTAAGAAGCCTTGCTAAGACAGTTCTTCCACAAAATCATAGGGATGATGAAACCATAGATTTATGTTATAAAGAAATGCTGGAAGTATATAGTCAATTTTATTCCAGGGGGATATCTTTGTATCCGGGGATTGAAGATATGCTGGACAGATTGACTGGAGAAGGATATGCTATTGGGATTAATACCAATAAAGATCAGAGAATAACGGAATACATTGTAAAAGAGTTTTTAGGCAAATGGAAATTTGTAAAAGTCATCGGAGACGAAGGAGGATATCCTAAAAAACCAAATCCAGAAGCAGCTTTGGCGATTGCAGCAGAAGGTGGTTTTAAGCCTTATGAATCCGTCTATGTTGGAGACAGTGAAGTGGATTATAAAACAGCACAAGCCGCAGGGATGAAACCGGTGTCGGTTCTCTGGGGATTTAGAAGCAGAGAAGAATTGATAAAGTTAAATCCTAAAGGTGTCATAGAGACCCCGGATGAAATATTTAATAAGATAAACCCATAG
- a CDS encoding DUF4250 domain-containing protein yields the protein MNSYVPLGDPYILLSWLNMKLRDECKDLDQLCERYDLSEQTICDMVGAIGYVYEKQRNRFISKDADGE from the coding sequence ATGAACAGTTATGTACCTTTAGGAGATCCTTATATATTACTTAGCTGGTTGAATATGAAATTAAGAGATGAATGTAAGGACTTGGATCAATTATGTGAAAGATATGATCTGTCGGAGCAAACCATTTGTGATATGGTTGGGGCTATCGGATATGTATATGAAAAGCAAAGAAATCGGTTTATTTCTAAAGATGCAGATGGAGAGTAA
- the ade gene encoding adenine deaminase yields MHYKEYERVSQAALKKIDADLVLKNGNIINVFTEEIYKADLAIHNGYIVGGGNYRGKTEMDLEGKYVCPGFIDSHLHLESTLVSPAELIHNAVLWGTTTFIVDPHESVNVSGCDGIEYILEQTNEVPANVFVMMPSCVPATPMEDNGSMFTAEEMKRYINHPRILGLGEVMDYHSVVNAERSMFEKLDLFRDKVIDGHAPFLTDEQLAAYVLAGISTDHECCDFDYALKECRNGIQVLIREGSAAKNLEAIVKGIIEKNIDTSRFSFCTDDKHIEEIREEGHISYNIKKAISLGLSPLKAIKMATINAARCYGLKKLGAVAPGYQADLVILKDLESIQIDSVYHKGKLIGSHTPIVIPKPDDQIKNTVKIKEITEEMLSIKISHNPVSVLQMINQQIVTKHLKTEVPCQGGYFAPDKVYNKAAVIERHKATGKIGLAVVTGFGISNGAIASSVSHDSHNIIVIGDNDRDILLAVKELVRTQGGYTIVENGEVLETLPLPIMGLISDLKFNEVHSRLKTMIDHAHRMGVPDDMDPFITLSFIALPVIPEIRITTNGLYDVTHGKFITYQ; encoded by the coding sequence ATGCATTATAAAGAATATGAAAGAGTTTCTCAGGCCGCCCTAAAAAAGATTGATGCTGATTTGGTCTTAAAAAATGGAAACATCATAAATGTGTTTACAGAAGAAATTTATAAGGCAGATTTGGCGATTCATAACGGTTATATTGTTGGGGGGGGAAATTATCGAGGAAAAACTGAAATGGACCTGGAAGGGAAATATGTGTGTCCTGGTTTTATTGATTCCCATCTTCATTTGGAATCCACTTTGGTTTCTCCGGCAGAACTGATACATAATGCAGTTTTATGGGGCACAACGACATTTATCGTTGATCCTCATGAGTCCGTTAATGTAAGTGGCTGTGATGGAATAGAATATATTTTGGAACAGACCAATGAAGTTCCGGCCAATGTATTTGTCATGATGCCTTCCTGTGTTCCGGCAACGCCTATGGAAGATAATGGATCTATGTTTACAGCAGAGGAAATGAAAAGATACATTAACCATCCAAGAATACTGGGCTTGGGGGAAGTGATGGATTATCATTCTGTAGTGAATGCTGAACGATCCATGTTTGAAAAGCTGGACTTGTTCAGAGATAAAGTCATTGACGGCCATGCTCCGTTCTTAACCGATGAACAGCTGGCAGCTTATGTTCTTGCAGGGATCAGTACGGACCATGAATGCTGTGATTTTGATTATGCATTAAAAGAATGCAGAAATGGAATACAGGTATTAATCAGAGAAGGGTCAGCAGCCAAAAATCTTGAGGCTATTGTAAAAGGAATTATAGAGAAAAATATTGACACTTCACGATTTTCTTTTTGTACGGATGACAAACATATTGAAGAAATCAGAGAAGAAGGACATATAAGCTATAATATTAAAAAAGCCATCTCGTTGGGTCTAAGTCCCTTAAAAGCCATAAAGATGGCAACAATAAATGCTGCTAGATGCTACGGATTAAAAAAATTAGGGGCTGTCGCTCCCGGATACCAGGCAGACTTAGTAATTTTAAAAGATTTAGAAAGCATCCAAATAGATTCTGTTTATCATAAGGGAAAATTAATCGGCAGCCATACCCCAATAGTGATTCCAAAGCCTGATGATCAAATTAAAAATACGGTTAAAATCAAAGAAATTACTGAAGAAATGCTATCGATTAAGATATCCCATAATCCCGTCTCAGTCCTTCAAATGATCAATCAGCAAATCGTTACAAAGCATTTAAAAACCGAGGTGCCTTGTCAAGGCGGATATTTTGCGCCTGACAAAGTATATAATAAAGCTGCTGTTATTGAACGGCATAAAGCAACGGGCAAAATAGGTCTTGCAGTAGTGACTGGATTTGGCATTAGTAACGGTGCCATAGCCTCCAGCGTTTCCCATGATTCTCATAATATTATTGTTATTGGAGATAATGATCGTGATATCCTGCTGGCAGTGAAGGAACTGGTTCGCACTCAGGGGGGGTATACGATTGTTGAAAACGGTGAGGTGCTTGAAACTTTGCCTTTACCGATTATGGGATTGATCAGTGATTTGAAATTTAATGAAGTGCATTCCAGACTAAAGACTATGATTGATCATGCCCACAGAATGGGAGTTCCAGATGATATGGACCCTTTTATTACGTTGTCTTTTATAGCTTTACCGGTAATTCCTGAAATACGTATAACAACCAATGGACTTTATGATGTAACTCATGGTAAATTTATAACATATCAATAG